In a genomic window of Streptomyces koelreuteriae:
- a CDS encoding DUF1349 domain-containing protein produces the protein MDLELSELPFGLRTYGPDGHWSYEDGVLSGWAGPRQDRFVPPTGEGLDPAADAPRLLGAPEGDFQLIARVTVGFGAAFDAGVLYVHVGERAWAKLCLEYSPDVPTVCTVVTRGHSDDANSFTVDGSSVWLRISRTGRAFGFHASRDGEHWTFVRLFTLGEEKETGAALVGFMTQSPMGEGCVVTYDHIEFRPNWPKDLRDGS, from the coding sequence ATGGATCTGGAACTTTCCGAACTTCCTTTCGGTCTGCGTACGTATGGGCCTGATGGTCACTGGTCTTATGAGGACGGGGTGCTGTCCGGGTGGGCCGGGCCCAGGCAGGATCGGTTCGTGCCGCCCACCGGGGAGGGGCTGGACCCCGCCGCCGACGCGCCGCGGCTGCTCGGGGCGCCCGAAGGGGACTTCCAGCTGATCGCCCGGGTCACCGTGGGGTTCGGTGCGGCCTTCGACGCGGGCGTGCTCTATGTGCATGTCGGGGAGCGGGCCTGGGCGAAGCTGTGTCTTGAGTACTCCCCGGACGTCCCCACCGTCTGCACGGTCGTCACCCGGGGCCACTCGGACGACGCCAACTCCTTCACTGTGGACGGCAGTTCCGTCTGGCTGCGGATCAGCCGCACCGGCCGGGCCTTCGGCTTCCACGCCTCCCGGGACGGCGAACACTGGACCTTCGTCCGCCTCTTCACCCTGGGCGAGGAGAAGGAGACGGGCGCGGCCCTGGTCGGCTTCATGACCCAGTCCCCGATGGGCGAGGGTTGCGTGGTGACGTACGACCACATCGAGTTCCGCCCGAACTGGCCGAAGGACCTGCGCGACGGCAGCTGA
- a CDS encoding GNAT family N-acetyltransferase: MIETNPNVDGLEIRTALPAEAGEVAALHQRARATYYPDGFPDDGADWQGRWREAIGRSDGRVLCAVRDGRLAGIASFRRAEGAPAGTVTLFQFHVDPDRWRAGIGTALHTACVAEWRTGGVRTAWLDVHVSNERARGFYGRQGWAADPESPVAPDDHHMRLRLTVPGNEAR; the protein is encoded by the coding sequence ATGATCGAAACCAACCCGAATGTCGATGGTCTGGAGATCAGGACCGCACTGCCCGCCGAAGCCGGGGAGGTCGCCGCGTTACATCAGCGCGCCCGGGCCACCTACTACCCGGACGGGTTCCCGGACGACGGGGCCGACTGGCAGGGCCGGTGGCGGGAGGCGATAGGGAGGTCCGACGGGCGGGTGCTGTGCGCGGTGCGTGACGGGCGCCTGGCCGGGATCGCCTCCTTCCGCCGGGCGGAGGGGGCTCCCGCGGGCACCGTCACGCTGTTCCAGTTCCACGTCGACCCCGACCGCTGGCGCGCCGGAATCGGCACCGCCCTGCACACCGCGTGCGTCGCGGAGTGGCGGACCGGCGGGGTGCGTACGGCCTGGCTCGACGTGCATGTGAGCAATGAGCGGGCCCGGGGCTTCTACGGTCGCCAGGGGTGGGCAGCGGACCCGGAGTCGCCGGTCGCCCCGGACGATCACCACATGCGGCTGCGTCTCACCGTCCCGGGGAATGAAGCCCGCTGA
- a CDS encoding DsbA family oxidoreductase, protein MRVEIWSDIACPWCYVGKARFDKALRDFPHRDEVEVVHRSFELDPGRAKDDIQPVITMLTRKYGMSAAQAEAGEDNLGAQAAAEGLDYRTRGRDHGSTFDMHRLLHLAKEHGRQERLLDVLYRANFAEERSVFGEDERLVELAVAAGLDEDAVRGVLADPEAYAAEVRADEREAAELGANGVPFFVLDRKYGVSGAQPAEVFAQALTQAFGERAPLKIVESGSTDGADACGPDGCAVPQH, encoded by the coding sequence ATGCGCGTCGAGATCTGGAGCGACATCGCCTGCCCCTGGTGCTACGTGGGCAAGGCCCGCTTCGACAAGGCGCTGCGGGACTTCCCGCACCGCGACGAGGTCGAGGTCGTGCACCGCTCCTTCGAGCTGGACCCGGGCCGTGCCAAGGACGACATCCAGCCCGTGATCACCATGCTCACCAGGAAGTACGGGATGAGCGCCGCCCAGGCCGAGGCCGGTGAGGACAATCTGGGCGCGCAGGCCGCCGCCGAGGGCCTGGACTACCGCACCCGGGGCCGCGACCACGGCAGCACCTTCGACATGCACCGTCTGCTCCACCTCGCCAAGGAGCACGGCCGTCAGGAGCGGCTGCTCGACGTGCTGTACCGGGCCAACTTCGCCGAGGAGCGCTCGGTCTTCGGCGAGGACGAGCGGCTCGTGGAGCTGGCCGTGGCCGCCGGGCTCGACGAGGACGCCGTCCGTGGTGTGCTCGCCGACCCGGAGGCCTACGCCGCCGAGGTCCGGGCCGACGAGCGGGAGGCCGCCGAGCTCGGCGCGAACGGTGTGCCGTTCTTCGTGCTGGATCGCAAGTACGGCGTCTCCGGCGCCCAGCCCGCCGAGGTCTTCGCCCAGGCCCTGACACAGGCCTTCGGCGAGCGCGCGCCGCTGAAGATCGTCGAGAGCGGATCCACCGACGGCGCGGACGCGTGTGGTCCGGACGGCTGTGCGGTGCCCCAGCACTGA
- a CDS encoding aminotransferase class V-fold PLP-dependent enzyme, producing the protein METFENLVRAEFTPKHTYLNTASNGLLPARTVTALHQAVRMRAEGTPLGPLYEEVEAARASFARLAGVPAERVATGASVAEYGGLIAASLPAGAEVLTAEADFASLVNPFHVRGDLKVRAVPLERLAESVRPGTALVAVSTAQSADGRLADLPAVREAARAHGARTYVDASQSAGWLPMDGDADDFLAAVGFKWLMGPHGAAFFVAPQDFGGLTPLLAGWVAGEIPWDSCYGPVEQLADSARRFDISPALFTYAGLRASLALIEELGVDAVHAHDLALADRFRAGLTGLGHEPVPSPGSAIVSVPGLGHRQGELSRAGIEVSDRAGNLRAAFHLYNTPADVDRLLDVLSG; encoded by the coding sequence ATGGAGACCTTCGAGAACCTCGTCCGCGCCGAGTTCACCCCGAAGCACACCTACCTCAACACCGCGAGCAACGGGCTCCTGCCCGCCCGTACCGTCACCGCCCTGCACCAGGCGGTGCGGATGCGGGCCGAGGGCACGCCCCTGGGTCCCCTGTACGAGGAGGTGGAGGCCGCCCGCGCGTCCTTCGCCCGGCTGGCCGGGGTGCCGGCGGAGCGTGTCGCGACCGGGGCCTCGGTCGCCGAGTACGGCGGGCTGATCGCGGCGTCGCTGCCCGCCGGTGCCGAAGTCCTCACGGCGGAGGCCGACTTCGCCTCCCTGGTGAACCCGTTCCATGTGCGCGGCGACCTCAAGGTGCGGGCCGTGCCCCTGGAGCGGCTCGCCGAGTCCGTCCGGCCCGGCACCGCGCTCGTCGCGGTCAGCACCGCCCAGTCCGCCGACGGCCGGCTCGCCGACCTTCCGGCCGTGCGCGAGGCGGCCCGGGCGCACGGGGCCCGCACCTACGTCGACGCCTCGCAGTCGGCCGGCTGGCTGCCCATGGACGGTGACGCCGACGACTTCCTCGCCGCCGTCGGCTTCAAATGGCTCATGGGGCCGCACGGGGCCGCGTTCTTCGTCGCACCGCAAGACTTCGGCGGGCTCACCCCGCTGCTCGCCGGCTGGGTCGCCGGCGAGATCCCCTGGGACAGCTGCTACGGCCCCGTCGAGCAACTCGCCGACTCCGCACGGCGGTTCGACATCAGCCCGGCCCTCTTCACCTACGCCGGGCTGCGCGCCTCACTGGCGCTGATCGAGGAACTCGGCGTCGACGCCGTGCACGCCCACGATCTCGCGCTCGCGGACCGCTTCCGGGCCGGGCTGACCGGGCTGGGACACGAGCCGGTGCCCTCGCCGGGCTCGGCGATCGTGTCCGTGCCGGGGCTCGGCCACCGGCAGGGCGAGCTGAGCCGGGCGGGCATCGAGGTGTCCGACCGGGCCGGCAATCTGCGGGCCGCGTTCCACCTCTACAACACCCCGGCGGACGTCGACCGGCTCCTGGACGTCCTGTCCGGCTGA
- the thpD gene encoding ectoine hydroxylase: MTATYDTTTGMPDLYPSRGAAEVLTPRQDPVVWGAPDAPGPVAPADLLSFERDGFLAIDELITEDEVAVYRNELNRLVHDPDMRADERSIVEPQSKEIRTVFEVHKISEVFARLVRDERVVGRARQILGSDVYVHQSRINVKPGFGASGFYWHSDFETWHAEDGLPRMRTVSVSIALTENYDTNGGLMIMPGSHKTFLGCSGETPKDNYKKSLQMQDAGTPSDEALSHMASQHGIKLFTGKAGSATWFDCNAMHGSGDNITPFPRSNVFIVFNSVENTAVEPFAAPVRRPEFIGAREFTPVR, encoded by the coding sequence TCGTCTGGGGCGCGCCCGACGCCCCGGGCCCGGTGGCGCCGGCCGACCTGTTGTCGTTCGAGCGTGACGGCTTCCTCGCCATCGACGAGCTGATCACCGAGGACGAGGTCGCCGTCTACCGGAACGAGCTGAACCGGCTGGTGCACGACCCGGACATGCGGGCCGACGAGCGGTCGATCGTCGAGCCGCAGTCCAAGGAGATCCGCACGGTCTTCGAGGTGCACAAGATCAGCGAGGTGTTCGCCAGGCTGGTGCGCGACGAGCGTGTCGTCGGCCGTGCGCGGCAGATCCTCGGCTCGGACGTCTACGTCCACCAGTCGCGGATCAACGTCAAGCCGGGGTTCGGGGCCAGTGGCTTCTACTGGCACTCGGACTTCGAGACGTGGCACGCCGAGGACGGTCTGCCGCGGATGCGCACGGTGTCGGTCTCGATCGCGCTGACCGAGAACTACGACACCAACGGCGGACTCATGATCATGCCGGGGTCGCACAAGACGTTCCTCGGGTGCTCGGGTGAGACGCCGAAGGACAACTACAAGAAGTCGCTGCAGATGCAGGACGCGGGCACGCCCTCCGACGAGGCGCTGAGCCACATGGCCTCGCAGCACGGCATCAAGTTGTTCACGGGCAAGGCCGGTTCGGCGACCTGGTTCGACTGCAACGCCATGCACGGTTCCGGCGACAACATCACGCCGTTCCCGCGCAGCAACGTGTTCATCGTGTTCAACAGCGTGGAGAACACGGCGGTCGAGCCGTTCGCGGCGCCGGTACGGCGTCCCGAGTTCATCGGCGCCCGGGAGTTCACGCCGGTGCGGTGA